In a genomic window of Deinococcus aerophilus:
- a CDS encoding Fur family transcriptional regulator produces MTMVRQTKQRAAVIEVLQAARSHPDAAWIHAQVRNNLPSVSLGTVYRTLDALVRDGVVVTLERAGQATRYDYRHTGDHHHHAVCRSCGKIFDVEAVEWPQLSAAALPAGFQVTDVRLEFMGLCPECQPGTPPAP; encoded by the coding sequence ATGACGATGGTGCGGCAGACCAAACAGCGGGCGGCGGTGATCGAGGTGCTTCAGGCGGCCCGTTCACACCCCGACGCGGCCTGGATTCACGCGCAGGTGCGCAACAACCTGCCCAGCGTGAGCCTGGGGACGGTCTACCGTACCCTTGACGCGCTGGTGCGTGACGGTGTGGTCGTGACCCTGGAACGCGCCGGACAGGCGACCCGCTACGACTACCGCCACACCGGGGACCACCACCACCACGCCGTATGCCGGAGCTGCGGAAAGATCTTTGACGTGGAAGCCGTCGAGTGGCCCCAGCTGTCGGCGGCGGCTTTACCGGCCGGATTTCAGGTGACCGATGTGCGCCTGGAATTTATGGGGCTGTGCCCGGAGTGCCAGCCCGGCACTCCGCCCGCGCC
- a CDS encoding biotin--[acetyl-CoA-carboxylase] ligase has protein sequence MPRRLLPLLTDRPQSGDVLGARLGVNRVTVRTLAHALIEEGVPLSVSRAGYALEPGTPAPGMVRRDGELGRALRYRGTVGSTQDEARAWADDPQDPAPHGAVVVAERQTGGRGRRGRAWTTASGSLVFSVLLRGPGETGGLSLTELALLPLAAGVAVHAACGVGGLKWPNDLLSADGRKLAGILLEADLRGEEARRAVLGIGLNVTAAPAGAAHLAEFRPEVTRAGVLEALLPQLERWLRASPAEILAGWEAANVTLGRTVRVQTPRGVLEGMAGRLDAHGSLIVQTPDGPHTVSAGDVELVGRLTEGPAP, from the coding sequence ATGCCCCGTCGCCTGCTGCCCCTGTTGACCGACCGGCCCCAGTCCGGTGATGTCCTGGGCGCCCGGCTGGGTGTGAACCGTGTGACGGTCCGCACGCTGGCACACGCGCTGATCGAGGAGGGCGTGCCGCTGAGTGTCTCCCGCGCCGGGTATGCCCTGGAGCCGGGCACGCCCGCGCCGGGGATGGTCCGCCGGGACGGCGAGCTGGGGCGGGCCCTGCGGTACCGGGGCACCGTGGGCAGCACCCAGGATGAGGCCCGCGCCTGGGCCGACGATCCGCAGGACCCGGCCCCGCACGGAGCCGTGGTGGTCGCCGAGCGACAGACCGGCGGGCGGGGGCGGCGCGGGCGGGCGTGGACCACGGCTTCCGGCAGCCTGGTCTTCAGCGTGCTGCTGCGGGGCCCCGGTGAAACGGGCGGGCTCAGCCTGACCGAACTGGCCCTGTTGCCGCTCGCCGCCGGGGTGGCCGTACACGCCGCCTGCGGGGTGGGCGGCCTGAAGTGGCCCAACGACCTGCTCAGCGCCGACGGGCGCAAGCTGGCGGGCATCCTGCTGGAGGCCGACCTGCGCGGCGAGGAGGCCCGGCGCGCGGTGCTGGGCATCGGCCTGAATGTGACGGCAGCTCCGGCGGGAGCGGCCCACCTCGCCGAATTCCGGCCCGAGGTGACGCGGGCGGGGGTGCTGGAAGCCCTGCTGCCACAGCTGGAGCGCTGGCTGCGGGCCTCACCCGCCGAGATTCTGGCCGGCTGGGAAGCCGCGAATGTCACCCTGGGGCGCACCGTGCGGGTGCAGACCCCACGTGGGGTGCTGGAGGGCATGGCCGGGCGGCTTGACGCGCACGGCAGCCTGATCGTCCAGACCCCGGACGGGCCGCACACGGTCAGCGCCGGGGACGTGGAACTGGTGGGCCGCCTCACGGAAGGCCCCGCGCCGTAG